Proteins encoded in a region of the Pseudomonadota bacterium genome:
- a CDS encoding O-antigen ligase family protein, with product MHSVSFRLFVFILFFCPLAFGTVEPWSLTVMELLAPLALLFLLLSCNSRQKWYTVPGLLPLVCFLSFLALQTVPLPALLIKVLSPAAHRVYKPVIDLAGGNIFLPLSINVNATVAEFFRFFAYGCFYILTVQLLSEYSRLRRTLLLVLGLAGTISFFAILQKFTAENLIFWFRPAPGNVIPTGPWIYRNHFAGFIEMLLPLNLAFFLHYRPRIHYAMSWREKILSIFNLPHANLHILLGFSCLLMVVSLFVSLSRGGIISASIALIFLVLFLSGLGLLQRKMIFAMAAGLSVVLAVAWFGWQPILNRFGNILNAGVIFDPRFLIWKDSLPIIRDFPLFGAGFGTYVHLFPRYRNFFTDHSLPDHAHNDYIELLTDGGIIGLLLAGWFLFAIFRAAWQRIRIRQDSFSLLIFYGVCCGIIALLLHSVTDFNMHNGANGLYFFFLCGLLVSTATTRRYGRTRKTYLDHQPAPLIRLGTPVALICVGALLFNLGQAKAHIHFRPLADTYLNHRIPPDRLIAWRQQITQAMTAAPLDAEYPFARAGIESFLNNFDNARTYYIKALRLNPTNADYLLRTGLYLESINPEAGQMLLTASINSNPHNAQAYKAQAARLLQTGRIVEGLAQLRNALALEPDRLPEFIAITQIYNLDISAIEQILPHRVQPYLFFASYLAELNDIEMAGHYYRQAMLQLDREKEILPVFFLTPYNFFVKNKQYEQALAFLRQGIEYLPEQAELRLRAGDVYHKLGIDYRAEEEYRQALAINPKNREASDWLRKKGNQTTAEFE from the coding sequence GTGCACTCCGTTTCGTTCCGGCTCTTTGTTTTTATCCTGTTTTTCTGCCCTCTTGCCTTTGGCACCGTCGAACCCTGGTCACTGACGGTCATGGAGTTACTGGCACCCCTCGCCCTCCTCTTTCTGCTCCTGAGCTGCAACAGCCGGCAAAAATGGTATACCGTTCCCGGACTGTTACCCCTGGTCTGCTTTCTAAGTTTTCTTGCATTGCAAACCGTGCCCCTGCCCGCTCTGCTGATCAAGGTTCTTTCCCCTGCCGCCCACAGGGTATACAAGCCGGTGATCGATCTGGCCGGCGGCAATATTTTTCTGCCTCTTTCCATCAATGTTAATGCCACGGTTGCTGAATTCTTTCGCTTTTTCGCATACGGCTGCTTCTATATATTGACTGTGCAACTCCTTTCCGAATACAGCCGCTTGCGCAGAACCCTGCTCTTGGTGCTTGGCCTGGCCGGGACAATCTCCTTTTTTGCCATTCTCCAGAAATTTACTGCCGAGAACCTGATCTTCTGGTTCCGACCTGCGCCTGGTAATGTCATACCAACCGGGCCCTGGATCTATCGTAACCATTTTGCCGGATTCATTGAAATGCTGCTGCCGCTTAATCTTGCTTTTTTTCTCCATTACCGGCCAAGAATCCACTATGCAATGTCATGGCGTGAAAAAATACTTTCTATTTTCAATCTGCCCCATGCCAATCTTCATATCCTCCTCGGCTTCAGTTGCCTGCTCATGGTTGTATCCCTTTTTGTCAGTCTTTCACGGGGCGGGATAATCAGTGCCAGCATTGCGCTTATTTTCCTTGTCCTGTTCCTTTCCGGATTGGGTCTCCTGCAGCGGAAAATGATATTTGCCATGGCAGCCGGCTTGTCAGTGGTATTGGCCGTGGCCTGGTTCGGTTGGCAACCGATTCTTAATCGTTTTGGAAATATACTGAATGCCGGGGTAATCTTTGATCCACGCTTTCTGATCTGGAAGGATTCACTGCCGATTATTCGGGATTTCCCTCTTTTTGGCGCCGGTTTCGGAACCTATGTTCATCTCTTTCCACGCTATCGGAATTTTTTCACAGACCATAGTCTTCCTGATCATGCTCATAACGACTATATTGAGCTGCTTACTGATGGCGGCATTATCGGTCTCCTGCTTGCTGGATGGTTTCTGTTTGCAATTTTCCGCGCTGCATGGCAACGGATCCGCATCAGGCAGGATTCGTTCAGCCTCCTCATTTTTTACGGAGTCTGCTGCGGCATCATCGCCCTGCTGCTGCACAGTGTCACTGATTTCAACATGCATAACGGCGCCAACGGCCTCTATTTCTTTTTTCTCTGCGGCCTGCTGGTATCAACAGCCACTACTCGCCGTTATGGGAGAACACGCAAAACCTATCTTGACCACCAACCAGCGCCTTTAATCCGACTTGGCACTCCGGTAGCCCTGATCTGTGTCGGAGCCTTGCTGTTCAACCTTGGACAGGCCAAAGCCCATATCCACTTTCGACCTCTTGCAGACACCTACCTGAACCACAGGATCCCCCCCGATCGGCTTATTGCCTGGCGTCAACAAATAACCCAGGCCATGACTGCCGCTCCCCTGGATGCAGAGTACCCCTTTGCAAGAGCCGGGATTGAATCTTTTCTGAATAATTTTGACAATGCACGCACCTACTACATCAAGGCCTTACGCCTCAATCCTACCAATGCCGATTACCTGCTGCGCACAGGGTTGTACCTGGAAAGCATAAATCCCGAAGCTGGACAAATGCTGCTTACAGCTTCAATTAACTCCAATCCCCATAATGCCCAGGCCTATAAAGCACAAGCCGCTCGTTTACTGCAAACCGGCAGGATTGTTGAAGGCCTGGCCCAACTGCGTAACGCTCTTGCTCTTGAACCTGATCGGCTTCCAGAGTTCATTGCCATAACTCAAATTTACAATTTGGACATATCCGCTATCGAACAGATTCTGCCTCATCGGGTCCAACCGTACCTTTTTTTTGCATCGTATCTTGCGGAACTGAACGATATTGAAATGGCTGGCCATTACTATCGGCAAGCCATGTTACAGCTAGACAGAGAGAAAGAAATTCTCCCTGTTTTTTTTCTCACCCCGTATAATTTTTTTGTAAAAAACAAACAGTATGAACAAGCCCTGGCCTTTCTTCGTCAGGGGATTGAATACCTGCCAGAGCAGGCTGAATTAAGACTCCGGGCGGGTGATGTCTACCATAAACTCGGCATAGATTATCGAGCCGAGGAAGAATATCGGCAGGCCCTGGCAATTAATCCGAAAAACCGAGAGGCCTCGGATTGGCTGCGAAAAAAAGGAAACCAAACAACCGCAGAATTTGAATAA
- a CDS encoding tyrosine protein phosphatase: MIDIHAHILPGLDDGPSDKADALMIADMAARDGIKIIIATPHIHMDTKITPSLVKTQVAAFNDLLYKEKINISVLAGGEIAFSSSMNTPAGFCLHKGPYLLVEFPHTHLPDSAAEWLYQLQLQGFLPIIAHPERNPAVIRDPGLLIKLLVPGVFAQITAESVTGGFGSQIQQCAHYLLRLGAAHFIATDTHSPDFRKPCLSKARKIAAKIIGKAAAEKLVSDHPAAVIQGENLPDFGG, from the coding sequence ATGATTGATATCCACGCCCATATCCTTCCCGGGCTGGATGACGGTCCAAGCGATAAGGCAGACGCTCTGATGATAGCCGACATGGCGGCCAGGGACGGCATAAAAATCATAATCGCCACCCCACATATCCACATGGATACAAAAATTACTCCTTCATTGGTTAAGACACAGGTCGCCGCCTTCAATGACCTGCTGTATAAAGAAAAAATCAATATTTCCGTGCTGGCAGGCGGCGAGATTGCCTTTTCTTCTTCAATGAATACCCCTGCTGGATTTTGCCTCCATAAAGGCCCCTATCTCCTGGTCGAATTTCCGCACACCCACCTTCCCGACTCAGCCGCCGAATGGCTCTATCAACTACAACTTCAAGGCTTTTTGCCCATTATTGCACACCCTGAACGTAATCCCGCGGTGATTCGCGATCCTGGTCTGCTCATCAAGCTCCTGGTTCCCGGGGTTTTCGCCCAGATCACCGCAGAAAGCGTAACCGGTGGTTTCGGATCGCAGATTCAGCAATGCGCTCATTACCTGCTGCGCCTTGGCGCGGCTCACTTTATTGCCACCGATACCCATTCTCCGGACTTCCGAAAGCCCTGCCTTTCCAAAGCCAGAAAAATAGCGGCAAAAATCATCGGCAAGGCAGCAGCTGAAAAACTCGTAAGTGATCATCCCGCCGCCGTTATACAAGGCGAAAATTTACCGGACTTCGGAGGTTGA